The window AGTTTCAAATATAAGAACAAAGAAAGAAATAAAGTGTTATCCGTAATAGTACAAAAATCGTACAAAATCTTATCCACGAAATCACGAAAATCTTATCGGGATAAGATGCAAGACGCAAGACGCAAAACACATGGACGCAAGGCTGTTTGTTGCGTTTGCCTTTAACGCAAGGTCGCATGGACGCAAGGTCGCATAGACGCAAGGTCGCATAGACGCAAGGTGTCTTGCGCCTTgtgagggcaaattgtcaaacttttttttaaggctgtcagtcaacaagcttCAAAAAAATGAGTATTTTGGTGATAAGCCCTTATTATAACACATGTAGAGCCTCCACTTTGCAATCCAAACTAGGCCGAAGAAATTATTTGTAAGCCCACAGTTTAGCCCATAATCCAACCTTAACCCATTTGGACCATATGAAGAAACATCGAGTGTTAAGGGTATTAAGTGTCGTGATGGTGAGTTTTCAGTGTCTTGCTAAAAAATGTGAGGAAGTGGTTAAATATTAGTTATCAGTGTCTTGTTGaatgaaaatattatttttaattattatttgattatttttaattgttatttaCTTATTTTTAGTTAATatgtattataaattataaactaaATAATTTaagtaatgaaaatatatatactcgtaatataatatataattaaaataaaagttgcattaataaaaaaataaaatacataACACTTAAAAAACCTAAACAAATTATGCCTAAATAAACTTCTACTTATTCGATACTTAAACAGATTACTACTTATTCGATAAACTACCACTTCGTTTCCTCCGAGTTCGATTCATCCAAAGCCATCTATGGACAAATCTTCTCCTTTTTCTTCTCAGTCGCCCTCCTATCAATCTTACTCGAGTTCTCTATGAATAGCCAAAATCCTTAATTgtgattccattttcattttcgtcATGCTAACGTCTTTAAAGTTTTCTATCAAAGATATGTGCAAAGATTCGTGAGTTGATTCCGCATAATCATTTGACGTTTTCCTTTATTTTCTTGAGCTTGTTGAGGTTCTTGAGTTCCTTGTTCTTCTTGGCTTTCCGGGTGGCCGGTTCAAACGATCTTCAACGAAAAGCTCCTCTTTTGGGTTTCTTTGACTTTCTTCATCATCGTTTAAGTCAAATGCATCGTCTCCTTTTTCACCCGAGTGTACCTCTCCAAACTCGGCCAGTCCTCGTTCAAGTCGCTTGTTTCGCCTACCAACAATCTCATGGGTCTCACTATTTAAATTTAGTGTTGTCCTACACAACTTGAGTCTTACTTCCTCCGTCCCGATTTTATCGTTCTCCTACAAAAATCACACATTTTAAGAAACGGtgatcgttatatgtatttttttgtttatttttgagTTTCACCCCTTATTTTCTATCATTTTTTACATGCATAAAGACATTAAAACTTTACCTTATTATTTCTTACATATTTATGAAAGTTAATAGAAAAAATTGAACAATAAATATGGAACGGAGaaagtatttttgtaaaataaatttGTAACTAGCAGGGTCATTGGACCGCACCACCTGCAAGGTAGATTCGCCATTGATCGGAAGGCTCTAGTGTACCCGTAATCTGCTCACTAAACCCGTTGAAACTTTAGATCCGTAAATCACACTATCGTGTCAATTACTAGTCATTGGGGATTAAGACGAAACTAGAAATTAACAACAATCAATTCATTACTCTTATAGTCTTATATTAAGCAAAACCAACCAAAACACTACCATGTGTAATCGAGAATACACCCTCAAACAACTAAAGGATAAACTAATGAAAGCAATCAGGATGAAGTACACTAACACAATGATTTTACGTGTTAATATTCGATCTTCGATCATGGATTCATGGAGATTAATTCACGGGTCCAAGTTAGagagatttatttattttttcatggCTCGAAGTGTTATACTCGAAGGGTTTCTATCTACATAGATCCCGCCGGGATTTCCATTGTTGTCACCCAAAACCACATTTATTTCAACATTAGTaattccaacaaaaaaaaaaatgattatttaataataaatgattATTTAAAATGAAAAGAACAAATATGATAACAAATAGATTGCAATGAACGCGCAAAAGGAACAAGTTACTTGTGGAGAACGAATGTTTGTGAGTAAGATACACATGAATTAGTCATTATCATGTGATCAATTTTGACCATTATCCGGATATACGTACAGACATTGTCCATCTCTTGTTAGAACGTGTGGAGGTCTTACTAATTGGTCTAACCTGGTTACCATAATAAACTAACAATTTTGTTGATTACTCGCTCATAAAACATGATTATAACCTGCATTGAACATGCATTAGGGTAATGATCGAACCCCATTCTTTGTTGAGCTTAATAAGGACTGCGGCGTTCTAAAATTGGCTTAAAATTAACGTCAATACTGAGATGCATGGCTATTGTTAATTGTTATGGCTACTTCCATATCCATTTAAGTTGGTTTTGAATCTTCATATGTGTGGGAAAAACTTGAATTCTAACCAAGATATTCAAAACTACTACTAGTAGATCATGAATGCAGCattcaatatttaactgtataataACTATTTGCATCAAATCATGTGTTTCTTTAAAACTTTGTCCTTTATAAAACAATTATTAATACAATGATGATAGTGCATATCATATTCCTAAAACCTAGGTCCAACATTTGAACCTTGAACAAACATCTAAAAAGACAAATTTCAAATATGGTGACTTGATTGGCATATTTAATACagtacacttttggaatgcaacttaaTTTCAATAATATCCTTAATTTAGTCTCAATGAGGTTGAATCTGAGCAGGTTATTTGGAGTGCTGCTCCGAACTATTCTTCCTCTGTGTCTGATGTTGTTCGTATTATTATCCTTTCATGTTATGTATTTAGGCTTTTGCCTCTCATTGTATTTTCATCTCATGACCGAGCAATACTCCGTCATTGTATCTTTCGATTGTTCtcttcattgttttgatgaagTTAAACAATCCTTTCAATGCATTCCTTTTttcgccgtaaaaaaaaaaaaaaaaaaaaaaaaaaccttaatttcaataataatactgttaCTGATTAATCTATGATCTTGATAATTATATAACTTGATATTGAAAGAGAGACAACATTTCTCGTTTAGCTAGTATCGACCCAGGGCCGGGCCTGATGACGTGCGGGGTGGGTGACGGCACCGGACATCAGAATTCATGGGGGCATCAATTTAGGTGTCCAATTTCATCTATACTAGACTCATTTTGACCCATAGTTCTAGCTCACATAAACCCATTAAATAAAAAATAGGAAAAGGCCCATAATACATGCCTAGATTTGGAAAAAAAAAGTGAGAAAAAAGGCCCATTAAACCAAACTATTATGTGATCATGGGGCATCCAAACGTCCAAAACAGTTCGTCACTCGTCAGTTCTCCAATTCCCCAAATATCGATCTTGTTGGGGTTATCTTCTTTATTGCCGTCACCTGCCCACTCATCATCCATTCATCTTTTCTGCTCAATTGCTCATCTTTAAATCTTCAAGAATTAGTTTTAATTATTgattaataacaaaaaaaaaaaaaaaaaaaaaaaaaatcaacactATGTTCGTGTTGGTGTACATACACGGTGCTCAATTCTTTCTTGCCATTCTGGATTCTGACAATCACAAATTCTAAAGTTAAAATCAAGGTGGCTTCTTTCCTTAATTCCTTTTGTCCTCTTGTTTAGTTGTTTAGATAAGTAATAAGGAGTATATGATTTTGATGCAATGATgcctaataatattataaatatattacatctGCGAAACGAAGTTTTTGAAAATTGAAGTTATTGAAGAATTATTTACGAAGTACAATGAGTCAAGAACGGTTAAACGGGTTAGCAAATTTGAGTATTGAAAGCCGGTTTTTATCTAGTGTTAGATTATGATAAAATAATTGTAGATTTTGCATCAAAATATGCGCGTAGACATCATTTTAGGTGATTCGTATGTTGTAACTTGAATTTATtttttgtttgtaaaattgtattgtgTTTATTGAATAAAAATCGGCGTAGGGATGAGCCGcatagcttgactaggttccataCCTTTAAAAAAATTGCGATGTGCTACTTAAATTTTTGATAGGGGGCATACTTTCAATCATCCCGCACTGGGCATCCAAATTCTCAGGCCCGGTCCTGTATCGACCATAAGGTTACCGTGATGATCCCTCTATCGTCAACGAAAAATAGGTGTCAGCGAAACTCAACTACACTTGCATGATTACTAAAGTGAAAGGATTTAACTACTGAAACTGGATTTTATTGAATGGTAAAAACAAGAAAAGTACAACATTGTGAATGAAACCGCACTACACTAACTGCTAAATGGCACCATGGTATCCTGCCGTCTCCAAAAGCACCGCTTTTATCTGCTCCGGTAACATCTCTTGCCCTTCCCTACATTGCTGCAAATACAGTTTATATAATcatattttaattttagttttcatAATTTTATTATACTAACCATTTATTTATTTGAACAGATGGGTTTCAAGTCAACCAACTATACAAATTAGCCGTTTTGGCCCATTCCAGCGCCTATCATAAAACTTGAAATCTCTAAGTTAAACGGATATAATACCTGTGCTCGAAAAACATCCAGAGCAAAGCCATTAAAACAACTTATGACAGCTTGCTGGATATCAAGACCAAGGTTCTCGAGGGCCCGCAATGTTGAAAGCAACAGCCCTGGTCTGCGCCCACACAACATGTGGATGTTCACACCTCTCCCTTCTCTTGCATGCACCTCCACCTACAATCACCACACACACACATTTCATAACCATCGTATGCAACAAACAGATAAGATAAATGAACGGGTCAGGTGACGGGTCAAAACGGGTTTGTGCTTAGCAACTTTCTTTTAACGTGGGTGACTCTCAAATTTTAACCCATTTCTTTTATGTAATTAACTTAAGGATTTTGCTACGTGCATTAAATAATTGTTCAGTTTAAAAAGTGTCGCTTTCAAGTCAGTAATTAGATAATCACTCATTAGAACACAGCACTTTAGAGCACACTAACGACACCCGTAAAGGCTAGGGTTGTCGTTAGCAAAATCCTTAACTTAATTGGGTCAAAATTACTAGATAACTCGTATATATAGTCTAGCAAGATATGAACAATTGAAGATAACAAGATTAACAACCTTTGTCGGATGGTTTTTCGGGCTGGGAACGTTGGTGGGACACAATTCTTCTTTAACATGTTGAGGAAGTGCAGGTGGGGTGGGTGTTAATGGATGTATACTCGATGACGTTTGCATCAATGAAGAACCTTGTGGAGTTGCTTCTAATTCATTATGAAGATCATTAATCCTTTGTAGCAGCTCCTTTAAGTAATCAATTGCATCACCAAGTATTGAAGCCCTATCCATCTTTAATTACATTCAACAATTTAAACATTAATACAAACCATCACCAATAACTACATGAAAAAACAAATTAtaagtaataaaataaaaatgtaaCCTTGCTGATTTTAGGAACAACTGATCTTAGCATATAAAGTCTGTCATTAAGTTTCTTCCTCCTTCGTCTCTCCGCCATTAAATTCTTTGCAGGCAGCCCTTTCTTCTTACCTTTTTGATCCCCAACACCTGCATTCAAATTATTCCCTCCATTTCCGTTCAAATTCTCACTCGTTGGTTCGATTTCGTCCGAATCGTAATTAAACCCGGAAACATCAATCGTACCGGTTTCATcagcttcatcatcatccatcattgAGCTCCTCTTCCTCTTCTTATCAGTTTCAATCAAACCACCaccattaacattatcattaatactattatcaacTTTCTTCCCCCAATTCAAACTCCCTAATTTATCCGAATTTTGTCGTAAAGCGGCCCGTTTTTGAAACAGAGTGGGCTGTGCCCCCACTGGGGGCGAAACCTCAAGGGGCCGTAAGACCTTAGACCTAGCTGAAAACagagggtggttgttgttgttgttgtcgggtAAAGTTTGGAAACCATCAAACCCGGTTAGCCCCGGGTTAAACCCGGTCCCACCAATTTCACTAGTATCGTTGCTGTTGTTCGTTGGGAAGTCATTACTAGACGAAATTTCAGGAATTTGAGAAGAAAAAGTCATGAAATTATGATTAGGTAAAAAAGTGGGGTCACATCCAAAATCAAaggggatgttgttgttgttgttgttgtcataCGAGCTGCTGCTAATATTGGCGGTGAATTTAGGAGGGAAAAAAGGGTAGGAGTTTGAAAACGGGTTGTGCGATTGAGAAGGTGAACACGAAGAAGAAGAATCAATTGTTGATAAGAACAGAGATGAATTAGCATCTGCAGATGAAGGTAAattgaggttgttattgttgttgttgttgttatggtgaTACCATTCAGTTTCAAGCATTGATTTCAAAGTTGTTAGTGAAGTGtaagaattagggttagggttagggttagggtttgtggGTGTGTTGCATGAGGTATCAGGCGGTTGAATTCCGGGaacgtggtggtggtggtggtggtggtgatttgaAGGTGTCCATGAGGAGGTTTCATCTTGGTGATCCATCCAAAGAGTGATGTTATCTGGTAGCATTAGCTGGTGGTTGAATTGAAATTGAAAGTGGAATTGGGGATTTGGTTAATTAGGGTTTTGATTTGAATGTGTAGGTTGAAGATGGGGAGTGTGTGTTTGTTTTGGTGATAACCAACGATGTCTGTATGTGTGTGTGTAAGCTTTTGCTGCTTTATTTGTTTTTAATTCCAGTTTTTTCACAGTTTTAAGTGCTGGTTTTGTTTGCCCTTATATTATGTGTGAATTGCAGTTTTACCCTTGAACTTTTTTTTCCTTTTCATTAgatttttgatttttgatttttgatttttgaaTTGGATGTCAAAGTTTGGGTTTTAGAACACCCTACTGGATACTTTTCAAAATGGGAAAAAATTATAAAGCTTTTTTTTCAGCTTTTGAATAAATAAATTTCAAACGCTTAATTAACTAACAATGTTAAGTACATATTACTTCACGAAAAAAAATGAAAAAGAGTGAATTCaataaatacaaatacaaatatattaTTGAAATGTTAGATGTACACATCTTTGTCGTGTAACTTATTAGTAATATTTACGACTTACACTTATTTAGGAAATTTGAAGATTTACTATTACATATTTGGTGCATCTGAGCACATCTAAAATAAACCCCTTTATTTGATTTTCTCTAGCACCTTAGTAAGTGAAATTTCAACTTACATTAGTAGCGGCTAGTGAGACAAAATTAAGTATTGACTATAGGTATAAATTATGTATTACTCGGCCGGATATTGGGGCGTCTAAGGTGTGCGGTCGCACATGACCCAATATATATAGAGACCAAAAAACTTTAGCCTAATATTAAATACCTAGGTTCATTTGATAATTAAGAATTCAAAAATTGATCCTAAGTACTTATTATTTTAATAGTATTATTGAACTTATGTTTTATATATGAAAAAATTTAGTatataaaaggtccatttttgtttaTCGAATATGGCCCATAAAATTGACATGACTTCCGTGCTCTGTATCTTTTCGACTTGCTCATTGTACTACATAAATTTGTGAATTTCCATGTTCAAGTAAATGATATGCTTTATGTGCTTAATTCTGAGTTTCATCTTCTTAATGTATAAAATATCTCAATGTTTGCTTAAATCTGTCGTGATAGTGATCGTGACGTGAAGTCAGATTGTACTTATTAGAAAAGTGGTTTTTTTCCGTGTGATTTGTCATTGTCAAATTTTGAAGGTAAATAGTTATAGTTATTGATATTTAATTTGAGTAGGAAGATTTTGAGTAATGTGGTAAAATATAATTAGAAGTTTGGTAGGAAAAAAAATAATAGTATACATAAATATGTGTTCAAATTTTGATTGGTTGAAAAAAACCAAATGCGTCAAATTTTTCTTTTAGAAACTTGACTGGTGCCCTTATAACGTCAATTCTAACGCCCCGTTAGTGGCGTGAACGCAGTGGCGAGTTTAGTAAGGAAGCAACGGGGTCCGGTGACACCGCTAGTTTTTCAAAATTTATTGCAAAATTTTATTTTTtcggtataggacaccactaaatataataatgggaccccataaatttttagagattataattTGATAGTTTGGACTAAAAGTATTTGAAATTAACCTACTTATAATTTTATAGTATGGGTattgaatatattaaacatatataatttaagaaaatgtcataaaagttacactttttatttacttttcaattttacccttacattttctttttc of the Rutidosis leptorrhynchoides isolate AG116_Rl617_1_P2 chromosome 5, CSIRO_AGI_Rlap_v1, whole genome shotgun sequence genome contains:
- the LOC139847173 gene encoding transcription factor ICE1 — protein: MLPDNITLWMDHQDETSSWTPSNHHHHHHHHVPGIQPPDTSCNTPTNPNPNPNPNSYTSLTTLKSMLETEWYHHNNNNNNNNLNLPSSADANSSLFLSTIDSSSSCSPSQSHNPFSNSYPFFPPKFTANISSSSYDNNNNNNIPFDFGCDPTFLPNHNFMTFSSQIPEISSSNDFPTNNSNDTSEIGGTGFNPGLTGFDGFQTLPDNNNNNHPLFSARSKVLRPLEVSPPVGAQPTLFQKRAALRQNSDKLGSLNWGKKVDNSINDNVNGGGLIETDKKRKRSSMMDDDEADETGTIDVSGFNYDSDEIEPTSENLNGNGGNNLNAGVGDQKGKKKGLPAKNLMAERRRRKKLNDRLYMLRSVVPKISKMDRASILGDAIDYLKELLQRINDLHNELEATPQGSSLMQTSSSIHPLTPTPPALPQHVKEELCPTNVPSPKNHPTKVEVHAREGRGVNIHMLCGRRPGLLLSTLRALENLGLDIQQAVISCFNGFALDVFRAQQCREGQEMLPEQIKAVLLETAGYHGAI